The Dehalococcoidales bacterium genome includes a region encoding these proteins:
- a CDS encoding PIN domain-containing protein: MQSSRVKGISCLIDTDIAIDFLRRREYARALLNRWAGEGLLAISTLTHLEIYQGMKTGEEGATNVFLDGLVSVVVDIPIARQAGGMLGELRLKGTTIGIADAIIAATALQLGAPLLTNNVEHYPFPNLKVIRGLGN; the protein is encoded by the coding sequence GTGCAAAGTAGCCGGGTAAAAGGTATATCATGTCTAATAGATACTGATATTGCCATCGATTTTCTGAGAAGGCGCGAATATGCACGAGCGTTACTTAATCGTTGGGCCGGTGAAGGGTTACTGGCAATAAGCACCCTAACCCATCTTGAGATATACCAGGGCATGAAAACCGGAGAAGAAGGAGCGACCAACGTTTTCCTTGACGGACTCGTCTCCGTTGTCGTTGACATACCTATTGCCCGGCAAGCAGGTGGTATGCTGGGAGAACTCCGCTTAAAAGGAACAACGATTGGTATTGCAGATGCCATAATTGCCGCAACTGCCCTCCAGCTTGGAGCTCCGCTATTAACTAATAATGTTGAGCATTATCCGTTTCCCAACTTAAAGGTAATTAGAGGTTTGGGGAATTAG
- a CDS encoding tyrosine-type recombinase/integrase produces the protein MNHSNKGIGLQDLVEGFLFSLQAEGRSPQTHDFYSKYLGCLLKYSKGQSWPDSVDHLEVRHFREFLTWVATRNYEYIAGKNSRRVVQPRASKAWRYYKAIRRLFNWSVEEGLLEGNPVKGLRYKVPPPPPIQPYNLEELKKFLAVCELDIKSGARFCGLRNKGMLLLFLDSGLRSSELAFLNLSDIDLEQRMVKVVGKGKKIGICPFSSKTAKAIWLYLLERKKRTKCDALWVTEEGKPFTVWGISSWFVRLKQRAGVNGAGRVHRLRHTAALQYLRGAKDSFLLQLFLRHEDLTMSRRYTQGLKQEEAIIAHRNGASPVEGLGLG, from the coding sequence GTGAACCATAGTAACAAAGGCATAGGTCTACAAGATTTAGTAGAAGGATTCCTGTTTTCCCTCCAGGCCGAAGGTCGCTCTCCTCAAACACACGACTTTTACTCCAAATACCTAGGTTGTCTTTTAAAGTACTCCAAGGGCCAGTCCTGGCCTGATTCTGTTGACCATCTAGAAGTAAGACACTTTAGAGAATTTCTTACCTGGGTTGCCACAAGAAACTATGAGTATATAGCAGGTAAGAATTCTCGAAGAGTCGTCCAGCCACGAGCCTCAAAAGCCTGGCGCTACTACAAAGCAATCAGGCGACTGTTCAACTGGAGCGTCGAGGAAGGGCTTCTCGAAGGAAACCCCGTCAAAGGACTCCGTTACAAAGTACCTCCGCCACCGCCGATTCAACCCTACAATCTTGAAGAACTCAAGAAGTTCTTGGCTGTTTGCGAACTCGACATTAAAAGCGGGGCGCGTTTTTGCGGTCTGCGCAACAAGGGGATGCTTCTTCTGTTTCTCGATTCGGGATTACGTTCAAGCGAACTGGCATTTCTCAACCTTTCGGATATAGACTTAGAGCAAAGAATGGTTAAAGTAGTTGGTAAAGGTAAGAAAATAGGTATTTGCCCGTTTTCATCGAAGACGGCCAAGGCTATCTGGCTTTACCTTCTGGAGAGAAAAAAACGTACCAAGTGTGACGCCTTATGGGTGACCGAGGAAGGAAAACCATTCACTGTGTGGGGTATCAGTTCGTGGTTCGTTCGTCTGAAGCAACGCGCCGGAGTCAATGGCGCCGGGCGCGTGCATCGTTTGAGACATACAGCCGCGCTTCAATATCTTCGCGGCGCCAAGGACTCGTTCTTGCTTCAGCTGTTTTTGAGGCACGAAGACCTGACGATGAGTCGTCGTTATACTCAAGGATTGAAACAGGAAGAGGCTATAATAGCCCATCGTAATGGAGCCAGCCCCGTGGAAGGGTTAGGCTTAGGCTAA